The following DNA comes from Kitasatospora sp. NBC_01287.
GGTCCTCGCCACGCTGAACGGCAAGGGCAAGCTGGAGATGGAGCTGACCGTCGAGCGCGGTCGCGGCTACGTCTCCGCCGTGCAGAACAAGGCGTCCGGCCAGGAGATCGGCCGGATCCCGGTCGACTCGATCTACAGCCCCGTGCTGAAGGTCACCTACAAGGTCGAGGCCACCCGTGTCGAGCAGCGGACCGACTTCGACAAGCTGATCGTCGACGTCGAGACCAAGCCCGCGATGCGCCCGCGTGACGCCATGGCCTCGGCCGGCAAGACCCTGGTGGAGCTGTTCGGTCTCGCCCGCGAGCTGAACATCGACGCCGAGGGCATCGACATGGGCCCGTCCCCGACGGACGCCGCCCTGGCCGCCGACCTGGCGCTGCCGATCGAGGAGCTGGAGCTCACCGTTCGGTCGTACAACTGCCTCAAGCGCGAGGGCATCCACACCGTGGGTGAGCTCGTCGCGCGCTCCGAGGCCGACCTGCTCGACATCCGCAACTTCGGTGCGAAGTCGATCGACGAGGTCAAGGCGAAGCTGGCCGGCATGGGCCTGGCCCTCAAGGACAGCCCGCCCGGATTCGACCCGACCGCCGCCGCCGACGCCTTCGGCGCCGACGACCTGGACGACGCGGGTTACGCGGAGACCGAGCAGTACTGAGTGTGTGCGGTGGGGGCGACTCCCAGCGGGTCGCCCCCACCGGCAATGCAATGAGCTAAGTCGTCCGGGCAACTGTGCCCGGCCGCCCGTTCCGGTACCTGATCCGGCCGGAGTCGGAGATTCAAGGAGCTACCATGCCCCGTCCCGCGAAGGGTGCCCGCCTCGGTGGCGGCCCGCACCACGAGCCGCTGCTGCTCGCCGGCCTGTGCCGTGAGCTGTTCCAGTACGGCCGCATCACCACGACCGAGGCCAAGGCCCGTCGGATGCGCCCGCTGGCCGAGCGCCTGATCACCAAGGCGAAGGTCGGTGACATCCACAACCGTCGCATCGTCCGCAAGACGATCACCGACATCGCGGTGCTGCACACCCTCTTCACCGAGATCGCGCCGCGCTACGAGAACCGCCCCGGTGGTTACACCCGCATCACCAAGATCGGTCCCCGTCGTGGCGACAACGCCCCGATGGCCGTGATCGAGCTGGTCGAGGCGCTGACCGTCGCGCAGACCGCGGTCGGCGAGGCCGAGGCCGCCACCAAGCGCTCCGTCAAGGAGACCGAGGCCGCCGCTGCCGCCCCGGTCGCCGACGAGGCCCCCGCTGACGCCGCCCCGGCGGACGAGCAGGCCTGACGCTCGCTAGGCACCCTGACGGGCCCGTTCCCCCGCTTCGGCGGGGGAACGGGCCCGTTCCCTTGTCGACGGAGGTACGGAGGTATGTGGTGAACGACTGCGCTGAGCAGGCGCCGGTGAAGGACGGACCGGCCGAGGGGCACGTCCGGGTCCGGCTCGATCTGGCGTACCACGGCGCCGAGTTCTCCGGGTGGGCGCGCCAGCGGGGGCGGCGCACGGTGCAGGAGGAGATCGAGAGCGCCCTGCAGGTCGTCACCCGCAGCCCCGAGCTCTTCCCGCTCACGGTGGCCGGGCGGACCGACGCCGGGGTGCACGCGCGCGGGCAGGTCGCGCACGTCGACCTGCCGCACGAGGTGTGGGCCGCGCACGCCGAGAAGCTGCTGCGGCGCCTGGCCGGGCGGCTGCCCGCGGATGTGCGGATCTACCGGGTGGGCCGCGCACCGGCCGGCTTCGACGCGCGCTTCGCGGCGATCTGGCGGCGGTACGCCTACCGGGTGGCCGACCACCCGGGCGGGGTGGACCCGCTGCTGCGCGGCCACGTG
Coding sequences within:
- the truA gene encoding tRNA pseudouridine(38-40) synthase TruA codes for the protein MVNDCAEQAPVKDGPAEGHVRVRLDLAYHGAEFSGWARQRGRRTVQEEIESALQVVTRSPELFPLTVAGRTDAGVHARGQVAHVDLPHEVWAAHAEKLLRRLAGRLPADVRIYRVGRAPAGFDARFAAIWRRYAYRVADHPGGVDPLLRGHVLWHDRPLDIEKMNEAARLLLGEHDFAAYCKKREGATTIRTLLELRWDRVPMDPYAAQEGSLAVATVRADAFCHNMVRALVGAMLLVGDGHRPAEFPGEVLRGGVRNSAVNVIRPYGLTLEEVGYPADDQLAERNRLARRMRTLPGQG
- the rplQ gene encoding 50S ribosomal protein L17, with translation MPRPAKGARLGGGPHHEPLLLAGLCRELFQYGRITTTEAKARRMRPLAERLITKAKVGDIHNRRIVRKTITDIAVLHTLFTEIAPRYENRPGGYTRITKIGPRRGDNAPMAVIELVEALTVAQTAVGEAEAATKRSVKETEAAAAAPVADEAPADAAPADEQA
- a CDS encoding DNA-directed RNA polymerase subunit alpha, whose translation is MLIAQRPSLTEEVVDEYRSRFVIEPLEPGFGYTLGNSLRRTLLSSIPGAAVTSIRVDGVLHEFTTVPGVKEDVTDLILNIKQLVVSSEHDEPVVMYLRKQGPGVVTAADIAPPAGVEVHNPELVLATLNGKGKLEMELTVERGRGYVSAVQNKASGQEIGRIPVDSIYSPVLKVTYKVEATRVEQRTDFDKLIVDVETKPAMRPRDAMASAGKTLVELFGLARELNIDAEGIDMGPSPTDAALAADLALPIEELELTVRSYNCLKREGIHTVGELVARSEADLLDIRNFGAKSIDEVKAKLAGMGLALKDSPPGFDPTAAADAFGADDLDDAGYAETEQY